In Burkholderia sp. WP9, a genomic segment contains:
- a CDS encoding DNA polymerase Y family protein, producing the protein MRVFLGVHLPRLQLEVFRPKWLPEPVHGSAVLERDKVLVADGVARAAGVRTGMKRGGVLTLAPEVEMYERDPARERAAQREVAVALMQFSPDVTLLDEAVVVADIGASLRLFGGLLAICRQTKAILETIGLTARVSAAPTGQGAWLLAKHRSRRVLKLDSLDRQLSALPLYSVPEVRQFTDWFTGLGCETIADVRKLPRAGLQRRCGEHLLDSLDRAFGTAPELFDWLELPPTFSARIEMPDRIEHAEAALFGAHRLVVQLCGWLCAKQLALTGATLFLEHERGRQAIEPTAIDIALGEPTWREDHLIRLLKERLGRIVLAAPVIALRLDASNVQPAMPASDTLFPEPGGSAEDHSRLIELLVARLGEENVLRPAPTADYRPEIANRWVPVASASKGTMLPEGLPRPTWLLEKPVRLLMRKHRPFYGSPLRMVSPGERIEAGWFDGELVTRDYFVAQGEDQSCFWIYRERVSSRDAEDDQRWFLHGLFG; encoded by the coding sequence ATGCGCGTATTTCTCGGCGTCCACTTACCCCGACTGCAGCTGGAAGTATTCCGGCCAAAGTGGTTGCCTGAACCGGTGCACGGCAGTGCGGTCCTCGAACGGGACAAGGTTCTCGTCGCGGACGGTGTAGCCCGGGCAGCGGGCGTGAGAACGGGTATGAAGCGAGGCGGCGTGCTGACGCTGGCGCCAGAGGTGGAGATGTACGAGCGCGACCCGGCGCGTGAACGCGCGGCGCAGCGCGAAGTCGCAGTGGCGCTCATGCAGTTCTCGCCTGACGTGACATTGCTCGATGAAGCCGTTGTCGTCGCCGACATCGGCGCGAGCCTTCGTCTGTTCGGCGGACTGCTGGCAATTTGCAGGCAGACGAAAGCCATCCTCGAAACCATTGGGCTGACCGCGCGTGTCAGTGCGGCTCCAACGGGTCAGGGCGCATGGCTACTCGCAAAGCACCGGAGCCGCCGCGTTCTCAAGCTCGATTCTCTCGACCGGCAACTGTCCGCATTGCCGCTGTATTCCGTTCCGGAAGTCCGACAGTTCACGGACTGGTTCACCGGGCTCGGCTGCGAAACGATAGCCGACGTCCGAAAACTGCCTCGCGCCGGCTTGCAACGTCGTTGTGGCGAGCATCTGCTTGATTCGCTCGACCGGGCCTTCGGCACTGCGCCTGAACTCTTCGACTGGCTGGAATTGCCCCCGACATTCTCGGCTCGTATTGAGATGCCTGACCGCATCGAGCACGCGGAAGCCGCGCTTTTCGGCGCGCATCGTCTCGTGGTGCAACTGTGCGGATGGCTGTGCGCAAAGCAGCTTGCCCTGACTGGCGCCACGCTATTTCTCGAGCATGAACGTGGGAGGCAGGCCATCGAACCGACGGCCATCGACATTGCACTTGGGGAGCCGACTTGGCGCGAAGACCATCTGATACGTCTGCTCAAGGAACGCCTTGGACGGATTGTGCTGGCCGCGCCTGTCATTGCCTTGCGACTGGATGCGTCGAACGTGCAGCCTGCCATGCCGGCCTCGGACACGTTATTTCCAGAGCCAGGCGGTTCGGCCGAGGACCACTCTCGCCTCATTGAATTGCTGGTCGCAAGGCTCGGCGAGGAAAACGTGCTGCGCCCCGCACCGACAGCCGATTACAGGCCGGAGATTGCGAACCGATGGGTACCGGTTGCGAGCGCATCGAAAGGAACCATGTTGCCGGAAGGGCTGCCGCGGCCTACGTGGCTGCTCGAGAAACCCGTGCGCCTGTTGATGCGAAAACACCGTCCGTTCTACGGCTCGCCGTTACGCATGGTCTCCCCGGGTGAACGTATCGAAGCCGGCTGGTTCGACGGCGAACTGGTGACGCGCGACTACTTCGTCGCGCAGGGCGAAGACCAGAGCTGCTTCTGGATTTACCGGGAACGCGTCAGCAGTCGCGATGCGGAGGATGACCAGCGGTGGTTCCTTCATGGCCTGTTTGGATGA
- the phoU gene encoding phosphate signaling complex protein PhoU, with product MPDKHLSSRFDTELNLVSTRLLEMGGLVESQIARVLESLKTFDLALLEHVGETERQLNLMEIEIDDEVVNVIARRQPTASDLRLLMATSKCAANLERVGDEARKIAKRTRRVAMDASAWNLNIAEIKTSGEMASHMLRRALDAFARMDAIAAAQIVHDDEAIDSEFRAFVVKLVTSMKEDPRTIQIGLDYLFIAKSIERIGDHATNIAESVVYAVRGTDIRHEHRKQRGRETSGN from the coding sequence ATGCCAGACAAGCATCTTTCAAGCAGGTTTGATACCGAACTCAATCTGGTCTCAACGAGGCTGCTGGAAATGGGCGGTCTGGTCGAGTCACAGATTGCGCGCGTACTGGAATCGCTGAAGACTTTCGATTTGGCACTGCTTGAGCATGTTGGCGAAACTGAGCGCCAGCTCAATCTCATGGAGATAGAAATCGACGACGAAGTAGTCAACGTCATTGCTCGTCGGCAGCCCACAGCCTCCGACTTGCGCCTTCTGATGGCGACTTCGAAGTGCGCGGCCAACCTTGAGCGTGTTGGCGACGAGGCACGGAAGATAGCGAAACGAACTCGCCGCGTCGCCATGGACGCCAGCGCGTGGAACCTCAACATCGCTGAAATCAAGACTTCTGGTGAAATGGCCTCACACATGCTTCGCAGAGCGCTGGACGCATTTGCGCGAATGGATGCAATTGCGGCCGCACAGATTGTCCACGACGACGAAGCCATCGACTCCGAATTTCGCGCGTTCGTAGTCAAGCTTGTTACGTCCATGAAGGAAGACCCCCGGACAATTCAGATTGGGCTCGACTACCTGTTCATCGCGAAATCCATTGAGCGTATCGGCGACCATGCCACCAACATCGCGGAATCCGTCGTCTATGCCGTTCGCGGCACCGACATTCGCCACGAGCATCGAAAGCAGCGTGGGCGCGAAACCTCCGGCAATTAA
- a CDS encoding plasmid partitioning protein RepB C-terminal domain-containing protein, producing MRLSTSQGNFTSAFAKAIRSTTPVEQLTIREPLKRRTNREATLQVAKLEREIATMQATHSTVEETYSVEHLELAVSAAYIVKLMGNDAVSDWLRSYYAEYWSQLTAVTDEARGALKAKALM from the coding sequence ATGCGCCTATCAACAAGCCAGGGCAATTTCACTTCAGCATTTGCCAAGGCAATCCGGTCAACAACTCCAGTCGAGCAGCTGACCATCCGCGAACCGCTCAAGCGCCGCACAAACAGGGAGGCTACGCTGCAGGTCGCGAAGCTTGAGCGTGAGATAGCGACCATGCAGGCGACTCACTCGACGGTCGAGGAGACTTACAGTGTGGAGCACCTCGAACTGGCCGTGTCTGCGGCCTATATCGTCAAACTGATGGGCAACGATGCCGTATCTGACTGGTTGCGCAGTTACTACGCCGAGTACTGGTCACAGCTGACAGCTGTGACCGACGAAGCGAGAGGCGCCTTGAAAGCCAAAGCGCTCATGTGA
- the imuA gene encoding translesion DNA synthesis-associated protein ImuA: protein MESSARAPEHIHPSLWRASQLARGRGRAVDTGYPALSEELPGGGWPVGALVDLLVQQAGVGEMRLLRPALGTLGKRPVAMVQPPHVPNGLGLEYIGLPPDQLLQVRTSKTADALWSAEQILRAGSCGALLFWAQYVQTSSLRRLHLAAQSSETLFFMVRPLAAAQDASPAVLRLALRPERDGLTVDITKRRGPARAEPLSIPLQPTPVLFSHHARISRRPLTPTAAGSIPAKVVA, encoded by the coding sequence ATGGAATCCTCAGCTCGGGCTCCCGAACACATCCATCCGTCGCTGTGGCGAGCGTCCCAGCTTGCTCGCGGGCGTGGACGTGCCGTGGATACGGGGTACCCGGCGCTCTCGGAAGAGCTTCCGGGCGGTGGTTGGCCGGTGGGAGCGTTGGTCGACCTGCTGGTCCAGCAGGCCGGCGTGGGTGAAATGCGGCTCCTTCGTCCCGCGCTTGGCACGCTGGGCAAACGGCCTGTCGCCATGGTGCAGCCACCGCATGTTCCAAACGGGCTCGGACTCGAGTACATCGGCCTGCCCCCTGACCAGTTGCTGCAGGTTCGCACGTCGAAGACGGCGGATGCCCTGTGGTCGGCGGAGCAGATTCTTCGCGCGGGAAGCTGCGGCGCGCTGCTGTTCTGGGCGCAGTACGTCCAGACATCGTCGTTGCGAAGACTGCATCTCGCGGCGCAGTCTTCGGAAACGCTGTTTTTTATGGTCCGTCCGCTGGCCGCCGCGCAGGACGCGTCGCCTGCGGTCCTTCGTCTGGCGCTCCGGCCAGAGCGGGACGGCCTGACGGTCGACATTACAAAGCGACGAGGTCCAGCACGCGCAGAACCTCTGTCGATTCCCCTTCAACCCACACCTGTCCTGTTCTCGCACCATGCGCGTATTTCTCGGCGTCCACTTACCCCGACTGCAGCTGGAAGTATTCCGGCCAAAGTGGTTGCCTGA
- a CDS encoding ArsA-related P-loop ATPase, protein MAAAIALELAQRGHAVLLSTTDPAAHVAWTLQESLPSLAVSRIDPELEVNRYRDEVLAKAGAHLDAQGKAMLEEDLRSPCTEEIAVFRAFARTVDEARGAFVMLDTAPTGHTILLMDSAEAYHREVMRTEGDMPEAVRQLLPSLRDPDFTRVLIVTLAEATPVHEAERLQADLRRAQIEPYAWVIDQSPLASGTHDPALAERGRYEVPFIERVVTQDTKRAVLLPWQATPPVGLHGLEELARGH, encoded by the coding sequence GTGGCTGCGGCGATAGCGCTTGAACTGGCGCAGCGCGGACACGCAGTCCTGCTTTCCACCACCGACCCGGCAGCACATGTGGCATGGACTCTCCAGGAGTCGCTGCCGAGTTTAGCCGTGAGTCGCATCGACCCGGAGCTGGAGGTCAATCGTTATCGCGATGAGGTTCTTGCCAAGGCCGGTGCTCATCTCGATGCCCAGGGGAAAGCGATGCTCGAGGAAGACCTGCGGTCGCCGTGCACCGAGGAGATAGCAGTTTTTCGCGCATTCGCGCGAACGGTGGATGAGGCACGGGGCGCTTTCGTGATGCTCGACACCGCCCCGACTGGACATACCATCCTGCTGATGGACTCAGCGGAGGCCTATCATCGCGAAGTCATGCGCACCGAGGGTGATATGCCAGAAGCGGTGCGCCAGCTTCTGCCAAGTCTGCGCGACCCCGATTTCACGCGCGTTCTTATTGTGACGCTCGCCGAGGCGACGCCTGTTCATGAGGCGGAGCGACTGCAAGCTGACCTCCGGCGAGCCCAGATTGAACCCTATGCCTGGGTCATTGACCAAAGTCCGCTCGCAAGCGGCACCCACGACCCGGCACTCGCCGAACGAGGGCGCTATGAGGTACCGTTCATAGAGCGTGTGGTGACGCAGGATACAAAGAGGGCTGTGCTGTTGCCGTGGCAGGCGACTCCGCCCGTTGGTCTACACGGGCTAGAAGAGCTGGCTCGCGGACATTGA
- a CDS encoding error-prone DNA polymerase translates to MDSTFSTLPAYAELFCFSNFTFLHGASHAEELSERAAQLGYSALAVTDECSLAGVVRAHVAAKEAKLPFIVGSYFRLVNADGSPAFGLILIARNRAGYGNLSELITLARMRALKGEYRLTPQDLSRPGKGYRHLLGMPDCLAILVPDFPAKEDALAAQLEWLDDTFTGRAWVGLVLHQRAMDDIHRGAVEFVARNLDVPVVALGNVLMHVRSRKPLQDTMTAIRVGRPVHECGYDLAPNAEQHLRSRLRLANLYPAEALAATVDIASRCTFSLDELRYEYPDELVPAGFTPGAYLRQETYIGAQRRFPSGIPHKVQEQIEHELELIADLQYEPYFLTVYDIVRFARSQHILCQGRGSAANSAVCYCLGITEVDPARGNMLFERFISKERGEPPDIDVDFEHQRREEVIQYIYRKYGRDRAAIAAAVSTYRPRGALRETGKALGVDPQIVDLVAKSHHWFDNSQDLLKRFAESGLDPEKPLIQAWARLASQLLGFPRHLSQHSGGFVISRGKLTRLVPVENAAMADRSVIEWDKDDLEALGLLKIDVLALGMLSAIRRTLDIVSEQRGERFEMQDIPAEDTKTYEMISAADTVGVFQIESRAQMSMLPRMQPRTFYDLVIEVAIVRPGPIQGGAVHPYLQRRQGFEPVTYPSDALKTALGRTLGVPIFQEQVMQVAILAAGFTPGEADGLRRAMAAWKRKGGLEKYYNRIVIGMQERGYDLVFAESIFEQIKGFGEYGFPESHAASFALLVYASSWLKCHEPEAFLAAMLNSQPMGFYSPSQLVQDAQRHGVKVLPVDVTVSGWDSALVTSPTAERPVVRLGMSLLRGMKDGAAERIENARAVRPFVSVKDLARRAQLGRKDLHVLADANALASLAGNRREALWQSVAAVPDKDMLAAATVEDETPELGAPTEAHDIVSDYRSIGLTLGRHPLELLRPQLLASRLMPASTLRTYRDGRLARGCGLVTVRQRPGTAKGVVFVTLEDETGNVNVIIWPSLFEKQRKEALSASLLAVYGTWQCQGEVRHLVAQRLVDMSHLLGGLTTASRNFC, encoded by the coding sequence ATGGACTCCACGTTCTCGACGCTGCCGGCTTATGCCGAGCTGTTCTGCTTTTCCAACTTTACGTTCTTGCATGGCGCCTCGCACGCGGAGGAGCTGTCTGAGCGAGCGGCGCAGCTAGGTTACTCCGCGCTCGCGGTGACCGACGAGTGTTCGCTCGCAGGCGTTGTGCGAGCTCATGTCGCCGCAAAGGAAGCAAAGCTGCCGTTTATCGTCGGTTCGTACTTCCGCCTGGTCAATGCGGACGGGTCGCCAGCTTTCGGCCTCATTCTCATTGCCAGGAATCGCGCGGGATACGGCAACCTGTCGGAGCTCATTACGCTTGCACGCATGCGCGCGCTCAAGGGCGAGTATCGTCTTACGCCTCAGGACCTGTCCCGACCCGGCAAGGGCTATCGTCATCTGCTAGGCATGCCGGACTGCCTCGCCATCCTGGTGCCCGATTTTCCGGCGAAAGAGGATGCATTAGCGGCGCAGCTTGAATGGCTCGATGACACATTCACGGGACGGGCCTGGGTTGGGTTGGTGCTTCATCAGCGTGCCATGGACGATATTCATCGGGGCGCAGTCGAATTCGTTGCTCGCAACCTGGACGTGCCTGTCGTCGCGCTGGGCAATGTGCTGATGCACGTCCGCTCGCGCAAGCCGCTGCAGGACACGATGACGGCTATCCGCGTGGGTCGGCCGGTGCACGAGTGCGGCTATGACCTTGCGCCCAACGCCGAGCAGCATCTTCGCTCCAGGCTGCGGCTCGCGAACCTGTATCCAGCCGAAGCGCTCGCGGCGACCGTCGATATTGCCAGTCGCTGTACGTTTTCGCTTGACGAACTGCGATACGAGTACCCGGATGAACTGGTGCCAGCCGGCTTTACGCCAGGCGCGTATCTGCGTCAGGAGACGTATATCGGAGCACAGCGGCGTTTTCCTTCGGGCATTCCGCATAAAGTCCAGGAGCAGATTGAGCATGAGCTTGAGCTCATAGCCGACCTGCAGTACGAACCGTACTTTCTCACGGTGTACGATATCGTCCGCTTTGCGCGCAGTCAGCACATCCTGTGTCAGGGTCGCGGCTCGGCCGCCAATTCGGCTGTGTGTTACTGCCTCGGCATTACCGAGGTCGACCCCGCCCGCGGCAACATGCTGTTCGAACGGTTCATCAGCAAGGAGCGCGGTGAACCTCCAGACATTGACGTCGACTTCGAACATCAACGTCGCGAAGAGGTTATCCAGTACATCTATCGCAAGTATGGTCGCGACCGCGCAGCAATCGCCGCGGCAGTCTCAACATACCGTCCTCGTGGAGCGTTACGGGAAACTGGCAAGGCGCTCGGAGTCGACCCGCAGATAGTCGACCTGGTCGCCAAATCGCATCATTGGTTCGATAACAGTCAGGACCTGCTCAAACGCTTCGCCGAGTCTGGGCTCGACCCGGAGAAGCCGCTTATCCAGGCGTGGGCGCGACTCGCGTCTCAGCTCCTAGGCTTCCCGCGTCACCTGTCGCAGCACTCCGGCGGCTTTGTTATCAGCCGCGGCAAGCTCACGCGACTCGTGCCGGTCGAAAACGCGGCAATGGCTGACCGCAGTGTTATCGAATGGGATAAGGATGACCTCGAGGCGCTCGGCCTTCTCAAAATCGACGTCCTTGCTTTGGGCATGCTGTCGGCAATCCGGCGCACTCTTGACATCGTGTCGGAGCAGCGCGGCGAGCGCTTTGAAATGCAGGACATTCCGGCTGAGGACACGAAAACGTACGAGATGATTTCTGCTGCGGATACTGTCGGCGTTTTTCAGATTGAATCGCGTGCCCAGATGTCGATGTTGCCGCGGATGCAACCTCGTACGTTTTACGACCTCGTCATCGAAGTCGCCATTGTCCGGCCCGGTCCAATTCAGGGCGGCGCTGTGCATCCCTATCTGCAGCGCCGGCAGGGATTCGAGCCAGTCACATACCCGAGTGATGCACTCAAAACCGCATTAGGCCGCACACTTGGCGTGCCGATTTTTCAGGAACAAGTGATGCAGGTTGCCATCCTTGCGGCCGGTTTTACGCCTGGCGAGGCCGACGGGTTACGGCGAGCCATGGCCGCCTGGAAGCGTAAAGGTGGCTTAGAGAAATATTACAACCGAATCGTTATCGGCATGCAGGAACGCGGCTATGACCTCGTCTTTGCCGAATCAATTTTTGAGCAGATTAAGGGTTTCGGTGAGTATGGTTTTCCGGAGAGTCACGCGGCGAGTTTTGCATTGCTGGTATATGCAAGCAGTTGGCTGAAGTGCCACGAGCCAGAGGCATTTCTTGCTGCCATGCTCAACTCGCAACCCATGGGGTTTTACTCTCCATCACAGCTAGTCCAAGACGCCCAGCGCCATGGCGTTAAAGTGCTTCCTGTCGATGTGACTGTCAGCGGTTGGGACTCGGCGCTGGTGACTAGCCCAACCGCCGAGCGCCCGGTGGTACGGCTCGGCATGTCACTACTTCGCGGCATGAAGGACGGTGCCGCAGAACGCATTGAGAATGCGCGGGCGGTTCGACCGTTCGTAAGCGTGAAAGACCTGGCTCGTCGCGCGCAGCTTGGCCGCAAAGACCTTCACGTCCTTGCGGACGCCAACGCTCTGGCTTCACTTGCCGGCAATCGTCGTGAAGCGCTATGGCAGTCCGTCGCTGCTGTTCCGGACAAGGACATGCTCGCCGCAGCAACCGTTGAGGACGAAACTCCCGAGCTCGGCGCGCCGACGGAAGCTCACGACATCGTGTCCGACTACAGGTCCATCGGACTCACGCTCGGTCGACATCCGCTTGAATTGCTGCGCCCGCAGTTGCTTGCAAGTCGGCTGATGCCGGCGTCCACGTTGCGCACTTATCGCGATGGACGACTTGCGCGGGGCTGTGGGCTCGTGACCGTGCGTCAGCGGCCAGGCACAGCCAAGGGTGTGGTCTTCGTGACACTTGAGGATGAGACCGGCAACGTCAATGTCATTATCTGGCCGTCCCTGTTCGAAAAGCAACGCAAGGAAGCCTTGAGTGCTTCGCTGCTCGCGGTGTACGGAACCTGGCAATGTCAGGGTGAAGTCCGCCACCTCGTTGCGCAACGGCTTGTCGACATGTCGCATCTGCTCGGCGGTTTGACTACTGCGAGCCGAAACTTCTGCTGA
- the arsB gene encoding ACR3 family arsenite efflux transporter — MKVQACLRHAEPRERRAPSAFFERYLSVWVALCIVAGIVLGKLLPGAVHTVSTLELAHVNIPVGILIWVMIIPMLLCIDFASLGKVRSQLKGIGVTLVINWAVKPFTMAFLAWVFVRHAFASLLPADQLDSYVAGLILLAAAPCTAMAFVWSQLNKGDPYFTLSQVALNDLIMVFAFAPVVGLLLGISNITVPWDTLLTSVVLYIVIPVIIAQILRKFLLRKGDQHFQSALAKIGPFSISALLLTLVLLFAFQGEQIIAQPLVILLLAVPILIQVVVNSSLAYLANRKLGVSHDVAAPSCLIGASNFFELAVATAISLFGLKSGAALATVVGVLIEVPVMLAVVKVVNASRRWYERGA; from the coding sequence TTGAAGGTTCAGGCGTGCTTGCGACATGCGGAACCGAGGGAGAGGCGCGCGCCATCGGCATTCTTCGAACGCTATCTGTCCGTTTGGGTGGCGCTGTGCATCGTGGCCGGCATCGTTCTCGGCAAGTTGCTGCCCGGTGCTGTGCATACCGTATCCACGCTCGAACTTGCCCACGTCAACATTCCGGTCGGGATTCTGATTTGGGTAATGATTATTCCGATGCTACTTTGCATCGACTTCGCTTCGCTGGGAAAAGTCCGCAGTCAGTTGAAGGGCATAGGCGTGACGCTCGTCATCAACTGGGCGGTCAAACCATTCACAATGGCCTTTCTGGCGTGGGTCTTTGTGCGACACGCGTTCGCTTCGCTGTTGCCCGCCGACCAACTGGATAGTTATGTCGCCGGTCTGATTCTTTTGGCTGCAGCACCGTGCACGGCGATGGCCTTTGTCTGGAGTCAACTCAACAAGGGTGACCCGTATTTCACGCTGTCGCAGGTTGCGCTCAACGACCTGATTATGGTCTTTGCATTTGCTCCGGTCGTGGGACTGCTTCTCGGCATTTCGAACATCACAGTGCCGTGGGATACGCTCCTCACGTCGGTGGTGCTCTACATTGTCATCCCAGTCATCATCGCCCAGATACTCCGCAAGTTTCTGCTTCGAAAGGGCGACCAGCATTTCCAGAGCGCGTTGGCGAAAATTGGACCGTTCTCCATCTCCGCACTGCTGTTGACGCTGGTGCTGCTGTTTGCATTCCAGGGCGAGCAAATCATCGCGCAACCGCTGGTCATTCTGCTTCTGGCGGTGCCCATCCTGATTCAGGTGGTCGTCAATTCGTCGCTCGCCTATCTGGCCAACCGGAAGCTCGGTGTGTCTCATGATGTTGCAGCGCCGTCATGCCTGATTGGCGCATCCAACTTCTTTGAGCTGGCGGTCGCGACGGCGATTAGCCTCTTCGGTCTCAAATCGGGAGCAGCATTGGCGACTGTGGTCGGCGTTCTTATCGAAGTACCGGTCATGCTGGCCGTTGTAAAAGTGGTCAACGCGTCGCGACGTTGGTACGAACGGGGAGCGTGA